The genomic DNA TGACGGACCACCACCTCCCGCCGGCCGCGCTGCCGGAAGGCGCGGTCCTCGTGGACCCGAAGCTGCCCGGCTGCAAGTACCCGTTCAAGGAGCTCTGCGGCGCCGGCATCGCGTGGAAGCTCTCGGAAGCCCTGTTCATCCATTCGGGCGCGCGCGTCGGAATCGACGCCGCCGCCCGGCGCCGCTGGCTCGCCTCGCTCGCGAAGATCGCGGCGCTCTCGACCGTGGCGGACATGGTGCCGCTCACCGGCGAGAACCGCGTCCTCGTGTCGTGGGGCCTCGCGGGCCTCGCCGACCCGCGCTCCCCGGGCCTCGCCGCGCTCCTCAAGCGGTCGGGGGTCCCGGCGGGGCGCGCCCCCTCGACGCGCGAGGTCGCGTTCCGGATCGCGCCGCGCCTGAACGCCACCGGACGGATCGACCACGCGGCGCGGGCCTTCGAGCTGCTCACGACCGCGGACGCGGCGCGCGCCGAGACGCTGGCCGACGAGATCGAGGCTGCGAACGACGAGCGGCGCGCCGTGCAGGAAAAACTCGTCGAGACGGTGCTCGCGCGTCTCGAGACGAGCTACGACCCGGCCCGCGACGCCGTGGTCGTGGAAGCGGGTGCGGCCTCCGAGGGCTGGCACCGAGGCGTCCTCGGGATCGCGGCGTCCCGCGTGGCGCAGCAGATCGGCCGCCCCGTGCTCCTCCTCTCGAGCGACGGAGACACCGTAGGCGGCAGCGGCCGCTCCTTCGGCCGGACGCCGCTCTACGAGCGGGTCGCGCCCGTCGCCGCGCGCTACACGAAGGAGTTCGGCGGACACACGGCAGCCCTCGGCCTGACGCTGCCCGCGGCGTCCTGGGAGGCGTTCCGCGAGGACCTCCGGACCGCGTTCGCGGCGGCGCGCGACGACGCGGAGTGGGCCTCCGAGCTGGAGGTCGACACCGAAGTCGAGGCGCCCGAGGCGGACGAAGCCCTCGCGCGAGCGCTCGAGCGCTTCGAGCCGCACGGCCAGGAAAACCCCAAGCCGCTGCTTCTCCTCCGCGGCCTCACGTGGGACGGGCGCGGCAAACCCGTAGGCGATGCCGGACTGCGCGTCTCGTTCGCGTCGTCCGGCCGCCGCCTCGACGCCGTGGGCTGGAATCTCGCCGAGATCCCGGCGCCCTCGCGAGCGGGCCGGTGGGACGTCGCGGCGAACCTCGCGGTCGACTCGTTCACGGGCCGGCCCGGCCTGACCGTCGTCGACCTTTCCCCGGAGGCCGCGTGAGCCGTTTCGCGCGCCTCGCGCGCGCGGCGGTCCTGGCGGTGGGGGCGGCGTTCGCCCTGCTCGTCGTCCTCTCTTACCGCAAGCCGGGGGCCCGCACGGAGGGAGCGAAAGACCCGGTGGCCGAGACGCTCCTCGCGGAGGCGAACGGCGCCCGCGACCGCATGCGCTTCCGCGATTTCCAGTACGACGAGACGCGCGAGTCCGAGGGGCGCTACCGCGTCACCGCCTCCGAGGCGGTTCGCTTCGACGACCAGGGCAACCGCCTGTTCCGCCTCAAGGACGTCCTGTTCGAATCTCGCGAGTCGCGGGACGGGCGCACGGTCGCGATCCGCGCGCCGCGCGCCGAGCTCGCGGAGGGTTCGAAGGCTTTCCGGATCTTCGACGGCGTCGAGGTGGCGGGGGAGGAGATGCGCGTCACCGGGGAGTCCTTCCGGTACGACCCGGCCCGGCGTCTGCTCGCGTCGGACGGGCCCGTCGACGCGACCCGCGGCGGCCTCGTCGCGAGCGCGAACGCGGGCTCCGTGGACACGCGCGACGGCGTCCTCGTCCTCGACGGCGACGCGAGGCTGCGGGGTCGCGGGGACGAGGGCCGGCCCGTCGAGCTGCGCGCCCCTCGCGTCCTCGTGGGCCGCAACGGCCGGCTCGAGGCGAGCGGCGGCGCGGTCCTGAAAACGGACCGGTTCGTCCTCCGGGGAGCGACCTTCGTCCGGGAAGCCACGCCCGAGGGCAGCCACCTCCGGGCGACGACGGACGCCCGGCTCTTCGTGCCGCCGGATCGCGGCCAGCCGCCGGCCGCCCTGGCGGTCGCCGGCGACGTCCTCGACCTGGCGCTCGACGTACAGGGCCGGCCTGCTGCCTTCGAGGCGAGCGCGGCCGGAGCCGCCCGGCTGGACCTCGCTCCCGCCGAGACGTCCGGCGCGCGCCGCGCCGAGGCGCCCCGCTTCTCGGGCCGCTTCGAAAACGGCCGCCTCGCCGAGCTGAACGTGCCCGAGGACCTGCGCACCGCCGAGTCGGCCCGCGCCGGCGGCCCTCCGGGCTCGGGCCTCCGCACGTTCGCGGCCGGCTTCGCGCGCCTCACGTTCGGCCCCGGCCTCGCGCTCGAGACGGGCACGTTCGAGAAGAACGTCGTCGCGGCGGACGGCACGCGGGCCTCGGTCAAGGCCCCTCACGCGACCTTGCGCGGCCGCGACGAGACGGCTGTCTTTTCCGGGGAACCCGGCGCCCCGGCCGACTACCGTGACGAACGCGGGACGATCCGCGCGAAGACGCTCTCGTGGAGCCGCCGGGATGAGCGCGTGGACGCGGCCGGCGACGTGAAGGCCACGTACGCGGGCGGCGGGGATCGGCGCGTCGGTCTCCTCGGCAGCGAGAGCACGGCGCCGTTCTTCACGGAGTCCGACACGCTCCGGCTCTCGGGCCGGACGTCGAAAGTCCTGCTGACGGGATCGGTTCGCGCGTGGCAGAACGAGAACGTTCTGCGCTGCGGGACGCTGGAGCTGGACGACAAGGAGAAGACCCTGCGCGCCGAACAGAACGTCCGCGCGTTCTTCCGCCGGGAGACGGCGCCGGCGAAAGGGAAGGCGGGGAAGGCCGCGGCGCCCGCGGGATCCGAAACGGTGAACGCCGCGAGCGACGTCCTGACCCACCGGGAGGCCGACCGGTTCGTCCGGCTGGAAGGTCATGCGACGATCACGTCCGGGCCCTGGACCATGAACGCCGACGTGACCGACATCCGCCTGAGCGAGACGCGCGCCATCGAGTACGCCGAGGCGCGGGGCGCCGTCGTCGTCGAGGACCGCGCCGAGCATCGCCGCGGAGAGGGCTCGAAGGCGGTCTGGCGCCCGCTGACGGAGGCCGTGACGCTCGAGGGCTCGCCGGCGACCGCGCTGGACGGGCGCGGCAACAAGTCCACCGGCGCCGCGCTCACGTTCCGGCAGGGGCGCTCGCAGGTGGACGTCGAGACGGGCGGCAAGGTCCCGACCGAGACCGTCCTGAGGCCGGAGGGATCGTGAGCGACGGCAAGCCGCTGCTCGAAGGGCGGGGCCTGCGCAAGGTCTACCGCGGCCGCACGGTCGTCAACGACGTCAGCGTCCGCGTGGAGGCCGGCGAGGTCGTCGGCCTTCTCGGGCCGAACGGCGCGGGCAAGACGACGACGTTCTCCATGACGGTCGGGCTCGTGACGCCCGACGCGGGCGCGGTCCTCCTCGACGGCGAAGACGTCACGACGCTCCCGATGTTCCGCCGGGCGCGCCGCGGCCTCGGGTACCTTCCGCAGGAGCCGTCGATCTTCCGCCGCATGACGGCGGTCGAGAACCTTCTGGCCATCCTCGAGACGCTCCCCGGCAGCCGGGCCGGGCGCGAGGAGACGGCGCACGGCCTTCTCGACCGCTTCAAACTTTCGCACCTCGCGCACTCCGTCGCGGACACGCTCTCGGGCGGCGAGCGGCGGCGCCTCGAGATCGCGCGCGCCCTCACGCTCTCGCCGCGCTTCATCCTCCTCGACGAGCCGTTCGCCGGCATCGACCCGATCACCGTGCTCGACCTCCAGCAGGTCATCCGGGACCTCGCGACGGCGGGGATCGGGATCCTGATCACGGACCACAACGTCCGCGACACGCTCGCGATCGTCAATCGCGGCTACATCATCCATTCCGGGACCATCTTCCGGACGGGATCGCCCGAGACCCTCTCGGCCGACCCGGAGGTCCGGCGGGTCTACCTGGGCGAGAGTTTCCGGCTGGACTGAGGCACGGCGGCTCCGATCGAGGAGGTCAGAGCTAGAATCGTGCCAAGGTCGGACCCAGAGACGGGGCCGCCGGTTTCAAATGGGACTCGAACAGAAACTTTCGCTGAGGCTCTCGCAGCGCCTGGTCATGACGCCGACGCTGCAGCAGGCCATCAAGCTGCTGCAGATGACGCGCCTGGAGCTCCAGGACGTGGTGAACCAGGAGCTCGTCTCGAACCCCGTCCTCGACGAGGAAGACCCCGGGGACGGGTCGACTCCCGACGAGGAGCCGGGCGCCGCCGAGACCCGCGAGATGGATCTCTCCTCCTCGGCCGAGGCGCCCGACGCGGCCCTCGAGGCCGCCGTCGCCGACGACCGGGAGTTCGCCGCGGCGGCGACCGACGCCGACGCCCGTGCCGAGTCCGCCGAGGCGCTGCCTGCGCCGACGTCCGACGTCTCCGCCCCGGAACCGGTGGTCGACTCGTCCACGGGCGCCACGGACGATCCGTTCTCCGACCTCGAGCTCGAGGCGTACTTCGGCGACTACATGGAAGGCACGGCGACGGCGCCGCGCATGAGCGAGGAGGCCGAGGAGTTCTCGCTCGAGAACCGGCCCGAGTCGCCGCCCGGTCTCGAGCCCCACCTGACGGAGCAGCTCGGCGTTTCGGACGCGCCGCCCGACGTGCGCGAGGCCTGCGGATTCCTGATCGGCAACGTGGACCCCGACGGCTGTCTGCGCGTGACGCTCGAGGAGGTCTCCCTGGCGGTCCCGTGCCCTCTCGAGACGGCGGAAAAGGCGCTCGCGCTGCTCCAGTCGTTCGACCCCGTCGGCGTCGGCGGACGCAGCCTCGCCGAGATCCTCCTCCTGCAGGCGCGGGCCGCGAACGTCGCGACGCCGCTCCTCGTCGAGCTCGTCACCCAGCGCTTCGCCGAGCTGGGTTCGAAGCCCCCGGCCCTCCTCGCGCGCCAGATGGGCGTGCCCGTGGAGAACATCCAGCAGGCCCTCGAGTGGATCCGCAAGCTGGACCCGAAGCCCGGCCGCCGCTACGACTCGACTCGCACGATCTACGTCGAGCCCGACGTGGCCGTCGTGAAGGTCGAGGACGACTACATCGTCGTGTTCAACGACGACGGGCTGCCGCGCCTGAAGGTGTCGGCGCTCTACCGGCGGATGCTCCTCTCGCGCGACGGGAATCTCGACGGCGAGGGGAAGAGCTACCTGCGCGAGAAGATGCGCGCCGCCCAGTGGCTCCTCAAGAGCCTCGACCAGAGGAAGCGCACGATCGTGCGGGTCGCCGAGTCGATCGTGAAGAAGCAGCGCGACTTCCTCGACTGGGGCGTGGCGCACCTCAAGCCGCTCGTCCTCCGCGACGTGGCCGAGGACATCGGGATGCACGAGAGCACCGTCTCCCGCGTCGTCTCCAACAAGTGGATGGCGACGCCGCGCGGCCTCGTGCCGATGAAGTTCTTCTTCCACTCGGCGATCGCCTCGACGGCGGGAGAGGACGTCTCGTCCCTCGCGGTGAAGAACAAGATCCGCGGCCTCATCGAGGCCGAGGACGCCGCCCATCCGCTCTCGGACGCCCGGCTCGCCGAGCTGCTCGCTCACGAGGGAATCCAGATCGCCCGCCGGACGGTCGCGAAGTACCGCGAGGAGCTCCGAATTCCGCCAAGCTCGATCCGCCGCACGGGCGAAACGTCGCCGGCGCCGGCGCCTCCCGAGATCGCGGACGAGCCCGCGGAGACCCCAGGGGAGCCTTCCGAACAGGAGGAGCCATGAGGACCACCTTCATCGCGCGCAACATCCGAATCCACTCCGGGGTCCGCGAAGAGGTCGAGACGAAGCTCTCCCGGCTCGAGCGGGTGCTCCCGCCTCGCGCCCAGGTGCGGGTCGTGGTGACCGCCGGCAAGAAGGACGTCGAGGTCGAGGTGACCGTCGCGGACAAGACCCGCACGATCACGGCGGCCGCGCGCGGCGCCGACCAGCGCACGGCCGCGCAGGCCGCAATGGAGAAGCTTGCAGGCCAGGTCCGCAAGACGAAGTCGATCCTGAAGGAGTCCAAGAAGCACCGCCCGTCGGGCGTCCGTGGCGCCGAGCCCTGGACCGCTCCCACGCCGGAGCCCGCGCCGCGGGCGGTTCCCGGTCCCAAGCGCGAGACCGTGAGTCCAAGGGCGATGTTCGAGGAGGACGCCCTCACGCACTTCGCGGCCTCGAAGCGCGAGTTCATGGTGTTCCGCGACGCGGGATCCGGGCATCAGATCCGGTTCCTCTACCGGCGGCGCGACGGGGGTTTCCACCTCGTCGTGCCCGAATAGCCGTGCGCGACCCGTCCGAGCTGCGGGCGCCTCTCGTCCGGTCCATCGACCTCAGATCGCCGGTCCTCGCGTCCCTGAACCTCAAGCTCGTCGCGGGCCACCAGGGCCTTCAGCGCCCCATCGACTGGCCGCGCGTCCAGAAGCCCGGGCTCGCGATCGCGGGCTTCCTCGACTACGTGAAGGAAAACCGCGTCCAGATCCTCGGCGCGTCCGAGTTCAACTATCTCAAGACGCTGCCGCCCTCGGTCGTGCGCGAAAGGCTCGACGCGTTCACGAAGCTTCCGCTCTCGGCCGTCGTCGTCACGAAGGGGATCCACCCCGGCCCCGTCCTCACGGGTCTCTGCCGCCGCCGCCACATCCCGCTCTTCACGACCGAGCGGCTCACGAGCGTCGTCATCGAGGGCCTCACGGCGTTCCTCGAGGAGTCTCTCGCGCCGCGCGCGACCCTGCACGGTGTCCTCATGGAGGTCGGCGGACTCGGGACGCTTCTCCTCGGCGACTCCGGCGTCGGCAAGAGCGAGTGCGCGCTCTCTCTCGTCCAGCGCGGCCACCGCCTCGTCGCGGACGACCTCGTCGTCGTCCAGCGCTTCCCGAACGACGTCCTGATCGGCTCGTCGTCCGGCCTCATCCGGCACCACATGGAGCTGCGCGGCCTCGGCATCGTGAACGTGCCGATGCTCTTTGGCGTCGCGGCCGTCCTCGAGCGCCACACCGTCGAATTCGTCATCCAGCTCCAGGACTGGAACGAGCAGACCGAGGTCGACCGCCTCGGCCTCGACGAGGAGTTCGAGGAGATCCTCGGCGTCCAGGTGCCCCGGGTGAGGATGCCCGTCGCGACGGGCCGCGACGTCGCGCTCCTCGTCGAGATCGCGGCTCGCAACCAGCTCCTGAAGCGCCGCGGGTTCAACGCGGCCCGGGAGATCGCCCAGAAGGTCCACGACGAGATCGTCCGCAAGGCGGCCGCCGACCACGTCGGGAGGCGCGCGAAGAGGAAGCTCACGGCCCGGGAGCGCGAACGGTGAGTGAAGGGAATCGCCTCGTCATCGCGACGGGGCTCTCGGGATCCGGGAAGAGCTACGTCGCGCACGCGCTCGAGGACATCGGCTACGCGACGGTCGACAACCTTCCGCTGTCGCTCCTGGAGGAGTACGTCGGCGAGGTCGCGGCCGACCGCACGCCGCGCCGGCGCAACGCCGTCGTCCTGGACGTCCGGAACCCGGATTTCGCGACGCGCTTCCCGGAGCTCCTCGAGACGCTCCGCGCGCGCCTTCCGATCACCGTCGTCTTCCTCGACTGCGAGGCGAAGTGCCTTCTGAACCGCTTCTCGGAGACGCGCCGCCCGCACCCGCTCGGCGAGGGCCGGTCCGTGGCCGAGGCCGTGGCCTACGAGCGACGCCTCCTCGCCGAAGTCAAGGCGAAAGCCGACCTCGTGATCGACACGACGGTCATGACCGTTCACGAGCTGCGCGCTGCGGTCGCGCAGCACTTTCGCGAGCCCGGGGACCCCGGAGTCCTGGCGGTGTCGCTCGTCTCGTTCGGGTTCAAGCACGGACTCCCCGCGGCTCTCGACCTCTGCTTCGACGTGCGGTTCCTCGCGAACCCGCACTTCGACGCGCGCCTCCGTCCGCTCACCGGAAAGGACGCCGAGGTGGCGCGATTCGTCGAGGCCGGCGAGCTGACCGAGCCGTTCTACCGGCACCTCGCCGGATTCCTGGCATTCTGCCTTCCCAACTACCGGCGCGAGAACCGCGCGTACCTCACGATCGGGATCGGCTGCACGGGCGGGCGTCACCGCTCGGTCTACGTGGCCGAGCGACTCGCGCGCGACCTGACCGCGATGGGGTACCCCGTGCGGGTCTCGCACCGTGACGAGGCGCTCGACTGACATGACTGCACCGGCCGGTCCCGCCGTGGGCCTCATCCTCCTGTCGCACGGACCGCTCGCGAACGCCCTGCGCGAGACCGTCCACATGCTCGAGCCCGAAGAGCCGGACGAAATCGGCGCCCTTTCCCTCGCGTGGGACGAGGCGACCGAAGCCGCCACGCGCCGCCTCGAGAAGGCGATCGCCGGCCACGACCGGGGCCGCGGGGTCGTGATTCTCACGGACATGTTCGGCGGAACTCCGTCCAACCTCGCGCTCGCGTTTCTCGAGCCGGGCAAGGTGGAGATCGTGTCGGGCATCAACCTTCCGATGGTCGTGAAGGCCCGCGCTCTCGCCCGCGAGGGCAAGAGCGCCCGCGAGATCGCCCACGTGCTCGTGGAACGCGGCCGGCGCGCGATCGTCGCCGCCGCCGAGCTCGTGGACGGCGCCGCGAAGGGCAAGCCTTGAAGGAAGAGGTCCTGACGCTCCGGAACCGACTCGGTCTCCACGCCCGCGCGGCCGCCAAGTTCGTCCACGCCGCGGCGAATTTCGAGTCGAAGATCACGATCACGAAGGACGGCGACGAGGTGGACGGCAAGAGCATCCTCGGCCTGCTGCTTCTCGCCGCGGGGAAGGGCACGCCTCTTCTCGTGAGGGCCGAGGGGCCCGACGAGGACCGGGCGCTGGCGGCGCTGCGTGACCTCGTCGACCGCCGCTTCGATGAAGCCGAGTAGGCGCCCCGCTACAATAGGAAGGTGAAGCGTCCCCTTTCGTTGACCGGCATCGCGGTTTCCCCCGGCGTGGCCGTGGGTCGTGCGGTGCTCTGGGTCTCGCGCGAGGACACGTCGCCGCGGCGCACGCTCGAGCCCGAGGAGATCCCGGGCGAGATCGAGCGCTTCCGGCG from Acidobacteriota bacterium includes the following:
- a CDS encoding PTS sugar transporter subunit IIA, which codes for MTAPAGPAVGLILLSHGPLANALRETVHMLEPEEPDEIGALSLAWDEATEAATRRLEKAIAGHDRGRGVVILTDMFGGTPSNLALAFLEPGKVEIVSGINLPMVVKARALAREGKSAREIAHVLVERGRRAIVAAAELVDGAAKGKP
- the lptC gene encoding LPS export ABC transporter periplasmic protein LptC, with the translated sequence MSRFARLARAAVLAVGAAFALLVVLSYRKPGARTEGAKDPVAETLLAEANGARDRMRFRDFQYDETRESEGRYRVTASEAVRFDDQGNRLFRLKDVLFESRESRDGRTVAIRAPRAELAEGSKAFRIFDGVEVAGEEMRVTGESFRYDPARRLLASDGPVDATRGGLVASANAGSVDTRDGVLVLDGDARLRGRGDEGRPVELRAPRVLVGRNGRLEASGGAVLKTDRFVLRGATFVREATPEGSHLRATTDARLFVPPDRGQPPAALAVAGDVLDLALDVQGRPAAFEASAAGAARLDLAPAETSGARRAEAPRFSGRFENGRLAELNVPEDLRTAESARAGGPPGSGLRTFAAGFARLTFGPGLALETGTFEKNVVAADGTRASVKAPHATLRGRDETAVFSGEPGAPADYRDERGTIRAKTLSWSRRDERVDAAGDVKATYAGGGDRRVGLLGSESTAPFFTESDTLRLSGRTSKVLLTGSVRAWQNENVLRCGTLELDDKEKTLRAEQNVRAFFRRETAPAKGKAGKAAAPAGSETVNAASDVLTHREADRFVRLEGHATITSGPWTMNADVTDIRLSETRAIEYAEARGAVVVEDRAEHRRGEGSKAVWRPLTEAVTLEGSPATALDGRGNKSTGAALTFRQGRSQVDVETGGKVPTETVLRPEGS
- a CDS encoding HPF/RaiA family ribosome-associated protein, whose product is MRTTFIARNIRIHSGVREEVETKLSRLERVLPPRAQVRVVVTAGKKDVEVEVTVADKTRTITAAARGADQRTAAQAAMEKLAGQVRKTKSILKESKKHRPSGVRGAEPWTAPTPEPAPRAVPGPKRETVSPRAMFEEDALTHFAASKREFMVFRDAGSGHQIRFLYRRRDGGFHLVVPE
- the lptB gene encoding LPS export ABC transporter ATP-binding protein, which produces MSDGKPLLEGRGLRKVYRGRTVVNDVSVRVEAGEVVGLLGPNGAGKTTTFSMTVGLVTPDAGAVLLDGEDVTTLPMFRRARRGLGYLPQEPSIFRRMTAVENLLAILETLPGSRAGREETAHGLLDRFKLSHLAHSVADTLSGGERRRLEIARALTLSPRFILLDEPFAGIDPITVLDLQQVIRDLATAGIGILITDHNVRDTLAIVNRGYIIHSGTIFRTGSPETLSADPEVRRVYLGESFRLD
- the rapZ gene encoding RNase adapter RapZ, with amino-acid sequence MSEGNRLVIATGLSGSGKSYVAHALEDIGYATVDNLPLSLLEEYVGEVAADRTPRRRNAVVLDVRNPDFATRFPELLETLRARLPITVVFLDCEAKCLLNRFSETRRPHPLGEGRSVAEAVAYERRLLAEVKAKADLVIDTTVMTVHELRAAVAQHFREPGDPGVLAVSLVSFGFKHGLPAALDLCFDVRFLANPHFDARLRPLTGKDAEVARFVEAGELTEPFYRHLAGFLAFCLPNYRRENRAYLTIGIGCTGGRHRSVYVAERLARDLTAMGYPVRVSHRDEALD
- the hprK gene encoding HPr(Ser) kinase/phosphatase — translated: MRDPSELRAPLVRSIDLRSPVLASLNLKLVAGHQGLQRPIDWPRVQKPGLAIAGFLDYVKENRVQILGASEFNYLKTLPPSVVRERLDAFTKLPLSAVVVTKGIHPGPVLTGLCRRRHIPLFTTERLTSVVIEGLTAFLEESLAPRATLHGVLMEVGGLGTLLLGDSGVGKSECALSLVQRGHRLVADDLVVVQRFPNDVLIGSSSGLIRHHMELRGLGIVNVPMLFGVAAVLERHTVEFVIQLQDWNEQTEVDRLGLDEEFEEILGVQVPRVRMPVATGRDVALLVEIAARNQLLKRRGFNAAREIAQKVHDEIVRKAAADHVGRRAKRKLTARERER
- the recJ gene encoding single-stranded-DNA-specific exonuclease RecJ; this encodes MSARVRAPRLVRRRLRTQNPEAAARLSRELGVPPAASRILAARGFDDVEAARAHLSPEPDGLHDPFGMGGLPEAVERLAATAARGGRVVVFGDYDCDGIGALAILTTALRKLGADARPFIPHRLHDGYGLRAPALRRALDEHDPEGIVTVDCGITAVETVAEATGRGVYVVVTDHHLPPAALPEGAVLVDPKLPGCKYPFKELCGAGIAWKLSEALFIHSGARVGIDAAARRRWLASLAKIAALSTVADMVPLTGENRVLVSWGLAGLADPRSPGLAALLKRSGVPAGRAPSTREVAFRIAPRLNATGRIDHAARAFELLTTADAARAETLADEIEAANDERRAVQEKLVETVLARLETSYDPARDAVVVEAGAASEGWHRGVLGIAASRVAQQIGRPVLLLSSDGDTVGGSGRSFGRTPLYERVAPVAARYTKEFGGHTAALGLTLPAASWEAFREDLRTAFAAARDDAEWASELEVDTEVEAPEADEALARALERFEPHGQENPKPLLLLRGLTWDGRGKPVGDAGLRVSFASSGRRLDAVGWNLAEIPAPSRAGRWDVAANLAVDSFTGRPGLTVVDLSPEAA
- a CDS encoding HPr family phosphocarrier protein, whose amino-acid sequence is MKEEVLTLRNRLGLHARAAAKFVHAAANFESKITITKDGDEVDGKSILGLLLLAAGKGTPLLVRAEGPDEDRALAALRDLVDRRFDEAE
- the rpoN gene encoding RNA polymerase factor sigma-54, which produces MTPTLQQAIKLLQMTRLELQDVVNQELVSNPVLDEEDPGDGSTPDEEPGAAETREMDLSSSAEAPDAALEAAVADDREFAAAATDADARAESAEALPAPTSDVSAPEPVVDSSTGATDDPFSDLELEAYFGDYMEGTATAPRMSEEAEEFSLENRPESPPGLEPHLTEQLGVSDAPPDVREACGFLIGNVDPDGCLRVTLEEVSLAVPCPLETAEKALALLQSFDPVGVGGRSLAEILLLQARAANVATPLLVELVTQRFAELGSKPPALLARQMGVPVENIQQALEWIRKLDPKPGRRYDSTRTIYVEPDVAVVKVEDDYIVVFNDDGLPRLKVSALYRRMLLSRDGNLDGEGKSYLREKMRAAQWLLKSLDQRKRTIVRVAESIVKKQRDFLDWGVAHLKPLVLRDVAEDIGMHESTVSRVVSNKWMATPRGLVPMKFFFHSAIASTAGEDVSSLAVKNKIRGLIEAEDAAHPLSDARLAELLAHEGIQIARRTVAKYREELRIPPSSIRRTGETSPAPAPPEIADEPAETPGEPSEQEEP